The DNA region TTTCTCAACGAAACTGCACGGTTCCAGCCATTTCAAACCCATCTCCACCTGTGGATTTTGCAAGCTGGAAACAAATAGTAGCGGTACCGATTTGGACAACTTTCTCAGCTCAATCGCGAGCATCCAATTATTCCGAGAACTGAGATTCACATCCATCACCAAAATATCAGGCGTGAACTGCACCACATCGGCTAGGATCTTTGCGAAATCCGATCCATGTCCACACACTGACATATCCGCCTCCGTATTGATCAAGGATGCCAGCGCCGTGGCGAAAAACGGGTGGTCATCTACCAAGTAAATCCGATCAACCCAAGGGTTATTGGAATTACGTACATTACCTAGCTCTTGGGAAATTTTGCTCGATGGATTCATTTAGGGTGATCATCAGTCCATCGCTACAATGATGCTCGATATGTGGGGTTAGCTAGGAACCTGTAGGTAAGCTAAAGGATGCAAGAATTCAGGCTTAGACTAAAATACCCGAGGGGTGCCGTGAACCTCCCGCATCAATTATCTTAGTCAAGGTCATAGTCATGAAAGATTTCTACATTTCCGGTCGCTCATGGAAAACACTACAAACCCCAAAGGAATAACCTTAGCCAAACCGTCCAAAGCCTCGACTACTTCAATACAGCTGCAACGAATCCGCTTACTTAAATGAAATCCCTCACACCTAAAAAGGCCTCCGCGGGTTCAACCTCAGTTGCCCGCAAAAAAGAATCCGCCACGACTAAGCCGTCGGGAAAGCCACAGCCGGTTCCCGCCACGTTAAAGAGCGATATCACCTCTTCGAAAGCTCCCGCCTGGGCGGCTCACGGCATTTTCAGTGAAGCCCGCATCATGGCGTGGGAGGGCAAGGCCTCTCCCATTTCCGCCACCACAATCTTCCCAACCGATGCCGCCGTTTTCAAATCACTGCCCACCGCCTCCCCGGCCAACTGGCATCGCTGTATCCACCCCCTTGATCGCGCCCGGGCTCAGCTGCACTTTTCAAAACTCGACGCCAAAAATCTCCCCGCGAGCATCGATTACCGTCTGATCGACAAATACGGCTCCATCCTCTGGGTCCGCCACTCCATCCACGAAATTCAAGGCCGCGGAAAGAACGCCGTCACTCGTGGATTCGTGACCGATATTCAAAAGGAAAAAAGCTACCAACTGGAAAGCTTGAGCGTCAGCGAACGTGAACAAAATCGCATCGGTCAGGATCTCCATGACGACCTTTGCCAAGTTCTCGCCGGCGTCAGCTGCCTGATGCGCGTCGCGGAAAGCCGCATCGCCGCCAAGGCCCCGGAAGAAGCCGGTAACTTCAAAGAGTTAAACCAGCAGATCATCGATGCCATGCATCGTACTCGCGCACTCACTCACGGATTGTTTCCCGGGAAAATCCAGATTGCGGATATTCGTGGTGCTCTCCTCGAGCTCAGTGCCCAAGTCAAAGTTCGCTTCACGGTTGAAATACAAACCCAGTTCAAAGGTCGTTTCCCGAAGCACTCGTCAGCGCAGATCATCCAAATCTATCGCATTTCGCAGGAAGCCATGAGCAACGCCATCAAGCACGGCCGTGCAACTCGCATCGACGTAAGCCTCGAATCATTCCCCGACCGCATGGAGCTCAACATTCGCGATAACGGCAGCGGTCTGGCTAAGTCGGATACCTCTACCGCAGGCGTCGGTCTGCACATAATGCATTACCGCGCCGGCATCCTCGGCGGAGAGCTTTCGATCGCAAACGCCACTCCGCAAGGGGTAACAGCTTGCCTTCGCTATCCTTTCCAAAACTAATACGCGCCACCCAGCATCGATGAGCGCCAAAACTCGCATATTCATTGTGGACGATCATCCGCTCCTGCGACGTGGCCTCGCCGAATTGATCAACCGCGAACCCGACATGGTCTTTTGCGGCGAAGCCGAGGATTCACCTTCGGCCCTCAAGATGATTTCCCAGATCAAACCCGATCTGGTCATCGTCGACATCTCGCTCAAAGGCTACAACGGCATCGAGCTCATCAAGAATATCAAGGCCTTCGACTCCAAGATCCAGATCCTCGTGCTTTCGATGCACGACGAGTCGATCTACGCGATGCGTGTACTCAAGGCCGGAGCCAAAGCCTACGTGATGAAGCAGGAAGTCGTGGATAAAGTGATGGAAGCTGTCCGCCGCATCCGCGCAGGAAAAGTTTTTGTCAGCGAACGCGTCGCCAGCCGAATGCTAGACCAAGTCGTCGTCGGCGGAGATCCCGCGCCCGACTCGCCGGTCGATCTCTTGAGTGATCGAGAACTCGAAATAGTGAACATGATCGGCAGCGGTCTCCCAACTCGCGAAATTGCCGGCAAGCTTCACATCAGTATTAAGACGGTGGAATCCCACCGCGCCCGTATCAAAGAAAAGCTCAATCTCCAGAACGCCATCCAGCTTGTGCAGTTCTGCGTCCGCTGGGTCGAAGAAGGCGCCAAAGCGCTTTAATTTTCCGCTCTGGATTGCGCCGAAGAACTCCGCGCAATTCTCGATAAACTGCTCTGCTGAGCTTAGCACGGTCAGGACAGGACCAAAGCGGCCACATACTCACGTCCATCAGCCGCTTCACTTGTAGCATGCTGATGTAATCACTCACCCTTAACCACCAGACATTGCCAGGTGCTTTCCGGCCAATAAAAAACCCGGTCCGAAGACCGGGTTAAAATGGAGCGGGCGAAGAGACTCGAACTCTCGACGTCCACCTTGGCAAGGTGGTGCTCTACCAACTGAGCTACGCCCGCAGGGCAGGCGGAGAGAAGTAAAGTCCGCTTCGCATCCGTCAATAGCTTTTTAGAAAGAATTCCACTCAACGCACCTGTGGCCGTCCACTGAGCGGAACCGGCATGAGCGCAGGATTTTTCGCGAGACTTCCCGCCACCTCATCACTCCATAAAAACGTCAGCAGTGACCGGAGCCTTGCCGCACTTTCGCTCCGATACACGACATACACCGGCAGCCGTAGTGGATAATCTCCCGTGTGGATGTTCTCGGCCGACGGGCCAAAAGCCGGTTCGCCCTCTCCTCGCGCAACCAGCAACGCTCGCAAGCCGCCACCCACCGGCGGCACGTACGGCAACACAGCTAGTCCGCCCTCTTCAGCCGACAACCGCGCCTTCAACGTCGCGAAATCATGATAGCGCAAAACCGACGACTTCAGCTTCGGCACGCGCAACGCCGTCCGTGCGAAAAGATCGACCGACAACTCATCGCCTTTCCCCGCCAGCACATGCGTGGTCACCGTCAACGGTGCCGCAGCTCCGCCCGCACCCAAATCACGCCATAGCGAAAACCCCGCCGCGCCGCCCACGCCAAAAGCCCCATCGAGCGCCTTGAATGAAATCTGCGTCAGCTCGATGTGCTCCGGCACCACCACCACCGCGATCCGGTAAGCCAACGGCAGGGCAACGAAAGACCCCTCCGGTTTTTTTTCATCCGGCGCAAAGGCCACCAGCGCCACATCCGCTTTGCCCGCCTTCAACTCATCCAAACCCGCACGACTGCCCGCAAACGCCGTCGTGAGCCGCAGGTTTTCCCGCTTTGAAAAAACCTCCAACACCGTTCCGAAATCCGCCCCCAACAGATCACTGCCGACCACGCGCACATCCGCCGAAAACCCGATAAGCGGCACCAACCACAGCGCTAAAAAAACAATAAGTCGCATCACGAAAAATCCCTCCGCCCTAGTCTCAGCTCTTCCTACGCTCATCCCGTTCGCGCTCGGTGAACGTGATGCGCTCATCGCTCTTGGCCCGCTCCGCCTGCTCCGTGCGCGACCGTTTGTCACGTCGCTCCGACGAGCGGTTTTCCCGAGCACTGTAATAAGCGTAATTGCGCGTGTAGTAGCCGTAGTCGTCACTCGAATTCACCGGAACGCGGTTCAACACCACGCCCACGATCTGCTTGTGCAGCCCTTCGATGATCTGCTGCGCGCGCACCACCATGCTGTGCGGATTGCGCCTGTGCTGGACGAGCAGGAGAACATCATCCGCCACGCTCGCGAGCACCGAGGCATCGCTCACACCGATGATCGGCGGCGCATCAAAAATTACACGATCATAGCGCCCGCGAAGCTCCGCTAGTAACGCCTTCAACCGGTCGATATAAAGCAGGCTCAGCGTAAATCCACCGACCGCTCCGCACGGAATGAAATCCAAACCCGGCGACACGCCACGCTGCGTGACCTTCTCGAGCGTCGCTTTACCCTGCAAAAGATCGGCCAGCCCCGGTTCCTTCGGCAACGCCGCCAGCTGATGCTGCGTCGGACGGCGCAGGTCGGAGTCGACCAACAACACCCGCTCGCCCGCCGCTCCCATCGAACGCGCCAGCCGCAGCACTGTCGTCGATTTACCTTCGCCCGGCCCCGCCGAGAGCATCACCAAACTGCGTCCCGGAGTGACGCCCTTAAGCGCCAGATTGAGATTAGTGTGAAGCACGCGAAACGGCTCCAACTCCGCAGGATCTTCGACGATCCCCGATTTGGCCGGAGGCACCGCCTCGCTGGAGTGCGGGATGACTCCGAGCACTGGCTTGCCCAGACGCCCCTCCAGCTCTGCCACATTGCGAAAGCTCGTATCGAAAAATTCGATCAACACCGCCGTGCCGATGCCCAGCACTCCACCGAAGAGCACCGCGAACGCGATATTCAGCGGCCAGCTCGGTTTCGCCGCACGCCGGGCCGGCTCGGCATAATTCAAAATCTCAATGCTGCGCTTCGGCACCTGGAAATCGATTTCCCGCTGGCGCAACGTGACCTTGAGAGTCGAAAGCAGCCGCGTCTCGTCTTCGAGTTTCCGCGCCGCTTCCTCGAACGGCCGCATCCGGTCACGCGCCGAGAGGATTTGATCCACCTTCGCCTGTGCGAGCTGGTTCTTCAATTCAGCCACGCGCGCGTCAGCTTCCTTGTAGGCTATTTCAAGCGCGCTCTCATAACCACGTAGCTGCGCATCAAGCTGCTCTTTGATCTTCGCCCGATTGTCCGTCGCACCGATCAACTCCGGATGCGCCGCACCGAGCCGCGCGCGAAACTTCGTCACGTTCTGGTCAGCGATGAGATAAGCCTGAAGCAGGTTCTGGATATTCGGATCTTGGATAAGCTCCGAGTTGATCAGGTTGATCCGGTCTTCCGCCGGGATGCTCTTGAAACGCTCATACCGCGTCTTGCGCCCGATCGCATCCACACTCAACGCGATGAGCGAATTCTGCATCTGCCGGAGCGTCTCGATCTCCATGTCGCTGTAGCGCGCGTTCAGATCCACGCCCGAGATCCCGAGGTCTTTCCTCAACTGCTCCACCATATCGCGTTGCAACGAAACCGTGCGCTCCTGCGACTCCAGTTCCTTGCGCAGCTGCGTCAGCCCTTCGCGCTGCTCCGACGTCGCGAACATGATTCGGTCGTCCGAGTAAACCCGGGCAATCTCATTCGCGATCGCCGCCGCCAGTGCCGCGTCCTGTGAGTAAACACCGACCTCGATCATCGAGGAACCGCGCGGCGACTCCACGCGCAGCATTTTCTTCAAAAGATAATTATACGTCTCATCCGTCGCGAGTGGCGCATACGCACCGATCGAGCGCCCGATCTTGTCGTTGAGCCCGAGATTCTCGATGACCGGATAGAGTACCTTCGCCGACTGCATGATCTTGAACTGATCCTGCAAAAAATACGGGTCGTAGTAGCCGCTCGACTGCGCCTGGAAAAGTTTCACTTCTCCCTCGGGCTTCTCCACGCGCACGTTGAGCGTCGAAAGATACCACTTCGGCAAAAACGCCGTCACCACCACCGTCGTGATCACGACCAGGCTGAGGATGAGAAAAATCAACGCCTTGCGCAGGCGGAGCAGATGGAAGAAATCGGCGAGCGAAGCGCCCTCTTTGCTGACGTGGGTATGGGCCATTGATCGAGCCGCTAGGGAATTTCCCTCACCTCCTGTCAGCAAGCTCGTTTTCTCCGGCCTCCACCACCAGACGCGCCGACTCCACCAAAGCATCTCGGCTGCGTTTAGCCGCTTTCCTCCTCCCGGACCTTTCGCTCCCACTCATTCAAGCCTTCTCTTCACCACACCAGCCTACCCTCAAAACACGCACCGCACCGTGAGTCCGCCGCGCGTGCGTTTCAGCATCCGGCCCGGGTCGTCCGAGGTCACATCGTCGCGATCCAGCGTCGCCGAAACCGTCCAGCGCGTGTTCAGCCGGTGGATCAACGCCACCCCGAGCTTCACGTTCGTCTCGTCGCGATCCGGACTGACTCCTTCGCGTCCATTGAGCTTTCCCGGCTCCCAGCTCAGCGAGCCCGTCGCCACCAGCCGCGGGCTGATCACCTGCTGCACATTCGCGAAGAACCGATGCACCGTCATGTCCGTGTACACATCGAGATTGGAAACTTCCTCGACCGAAAAACCATAACCCGCCGACACGTACGAGCCCTTCGCATAGTCAGCCTTCACCGCCAGCTCGGCATACGGCATCAGCTCATCGTCCGCGTCCTTGCGCCGCCGATACTCCGCGCCCAGCCGTCCACTCAACGCCGTGCGCGCGCTGAGCACATAGTCCGCCCCCGCCAGCACGAAGTCCGAGTCCTTGTCCTTCGTCTCCCCTCCATCCGCGTACCGGATCGCCTGATGCCGGTACTCCGCCACCGCCTGGATCTCCGGCAGCAGCGCGTGCGTGAGCACCAGCCCGCCGAGGAACTCACTGCGGTCCAGCTCCTCCGCGAGCGTTTCGTTGTCGTAGGAAAATGTCGCCACGCGCCCCTTGAACGTCAGCCCCGTCCGCTTCGTCAGATTCGCCGCCAGCCGCCCGTCGAGCTGGTTGAGCGAGTACGACTGGTCCGTGTTCAGCACCGTGGACAACCCCGGCAGCAACGACTCGGGATTTTTCGAAAGCTGAAACGCATCGCTCAACTCCATCTCCAGCCGAGGGCTGAACGTGTGCTTCACGCTCGCACTCGCGCTGTGGCTGTCGAGGAACTGCTTCCCCGGCCGGTCCACGAAATAATCGACCGATAGCTGGTACGAGGCCGACACTAGCGTCTGGTCCGATGCCGACACATTAAACACAAACCGCGGCGACACTTGATAAACCATGCTGCTCAACTCATCTGCCGGCGCGCCAAAAATGTTTGTGTCATAGTAAGCGCCCGCCGTCGCGTAGATCGTGAGCAACTTTCCTTGCTCCTGCTCCGGGATCGGCGCGTACACCGCGAACGCACTCGCCGACAAAAGCCCCACGCAGGCAGTGGCGAATATCGGGTGCTTCAGACGTCGGATCATAGCGAGATTGCGGATGTAACGAACGCGCACGCTACGGAAACCAAACGAAAACGCGCAACGCATTACTGCCTCCGCCCAGCCCCGCCCATCGCCAGCGGATCGATCAACACATAAAAATTATCCGCCACTTTCTGCGGCAGGCTCAGCGGAAACCCCGCCGGAAACCGGTTCGTCACCAGCGCCCCATAAACCTCAGACCAGTCGCCTAATTTCCCCCCGGCCTCGTTGCGTTTCGTCAGCTCGCTGAAAAACGGCCGGTCGAGCGTGTGCGGCGTCAACACCAGCGCCACCTGCGCCTGCTCCTGGCACACCCCATAAAAATCCCGCAACGTCGCCGGCCGCGCCCACACGCGCTGCCCGCTGTACCACGCCGCCCCCGCCGGCACATCCGCCAGCCACGCCGGATGCGCCCCGCCGCGCCGCGTCATCTCCTCGCGCATTCCGAGAAACAGCCCGGGATAATACGGCGGATAACTAAAATGCAGCCTCTGCGGCTCCATCACATCATGCGCCAGCGGCAAGGCCTGCACCGCTAGGAGCACCGCCGCCGCCCACCGCGCGTGCGAGCGCAACGCCTCGCTGCTCGCCACCAGCACCACAAAAAACCCCGCACCAAAAATCGCGATCAACGGCGTCGCATACACCACCGGAAACCGCTCACCCTCCCCCGAATCGAAAAACGCCTGCGCCACCACCAGCAGCGCGAGCGTCGCCACAAACAGCCAGCGCACCCGGTTCACCCGGTCCTCGCGAAACCGATACACCAGCCCAGTGACGAAAAACGCCGTGAAGAAAATCCCCCCGCCCGCCCACAACCGCTCGCGAAAACTCTTCTGCAGCGAGGTCAGCATCTTGTTTCCGAGCTTGTCCAGATCCACCACCGGTGCCGCCGCCGACAACGTCGCCCGCACCGTCTCCGGCTCCGCCGTCGGATCGCCCGCCTTCAACGCGATCCCCTGCCAAGCCAGCGCCACCGGATTCCCCGTCAGCACCACGTTCCGAATCATCCAAGGCCCCGCCACGATCAGAAAAACGCCCGCCACCACGACCGTCGCAATCACTCGCGCTCGCCCCAAAAACCTTAACCACGCCCAACCCAGCGCCGCCACCAGCGCCACACCCGCCGCATAGTCCGCGAGAAACATCAACCCGCTCACGCCGCCCGCCGCACCGAGCGCCAGCCACGGCATTTTCCCCGCTGCTGCGCCTTGGTCGATCCGCACGAGCGCGTGAAACAACGCCAGCATCAGCACCATCAGCAGCGGCATTCCGCCGACCGCCACGGTCGTGCTCCAAATCGACGCCGACAGCAGCAACCCCAGCATCGCCACCACGCCCACCTGTTCATCGAAAAGCCTCCGCCCCAGCGCATACGTCTGCCACGCCGCCACCCACAGCAGCACGATGTTCAGCACCAGCAGCACATAGTCCGCGCCAAACCCATCCGGCGGCTTCGGCACCGTGTCGAACAACGCCGCCCGCTTGCCTTCGGGAAACACCTTGAGCGCCCCAGCGATCACCACCGGATAAAGCGGCGCCTGATGCAGCTCCGGCAACGCCTTCGCCGGATCGAACTGCGACGCTTCCGTCCCTCCGCCCGCTCTGCCCGTGTGCTCTTTCATCCACGCCACCGTCTGCGGATAATTCACCAGCGTCGTGAATCCTTCGCCCTTCACCAACTGCCGCGCCACCACCGCCTGCGCCAGAGTCGTCTCCGTCAGCGGCCCGTGAAACTGCACGTACCCGATCCTCAACGACAGCAACACCACGCCTAGGATCACCGCCACCCGCGCCACCCAGCGCCCGCCCGCGCCCACCTCCAGCCAGTGAACCCATTCTTGAAGCGAACGACGTGAATTCATCGAAAACGAATGCGCGCGCTCACTTATCGATTACATCCAGCTCCGGCCAGTCCGCCAGTTTGCGATGCAGCGTCCGCCGGCTGATGCCCATCAACTCCGCCGCCTTCGTGCGATTCCCCCGCGCTTTGATCAGCGCTTCACGCAACAACCGTTTCTCGTTATCCTGAATCAAAAGCGACGCACTCGCCGGGCTCGAAAACACCTGCGCCCCCGCAGGCGCACTCCCCGCCGCACTGGCTCCCGTGCTCGCGAGCCCACTCGCGCCCGCCTGAGTCCCGGCCGCACCCGCCGATCCGGCGGCCATCGAGCTCCCCGACGGCAGCGCCAGCACTTCCCCGCGAAACCGCGGCTCCAGATCGTACTCCGTCAACTTCCCGCCACGACGCAGCACCACCGCGTTCTCCGTAAAATTGCGGAGCTCACGAATGTTCCCAGGCCACGGATACGCCTGCAAATGCCGTAACGCTCCCGGCTCGATCGAGAGCGCGGGCAACTTGTTCTCTTCACTGAAAAACTTCAGATAATGCGCCAGCAACACCGGGATGTCTTCCCGGCGCTCCCGCAGCGGCGGCATCGTGATCCGCACCACGTTCAGGCGGAAAAACAAATCCTCACGAAACTTTCCTTCGCGCACGAGCTGCTCCAGCGTCCGGTTCGTCGCCGCGACTAGGCGCACATCCAGCGGGATCGGCTTCGATCCACCCACGCGCTCCACCGTCTTCGTCTCAAGAAACCTCAGCAGCTTCACCTGCGTGGACGCCGAGATCTCGCCGATCTCGTCAAGAAACAGCGTCCCGCCATCCGCCGCCTCGAAGCGCCCCACCCGCCGCTCCATCGCACCGGTGAATGCGCCGCGCTCGTGACCAAAGATTTCGCTCTCCAGCAAATTCTCCGAGAGCGCCGCGCAGTGAACCGCCACAAACGGCCCCCGCGCCCGCGTGCTCGTCTGATGCACCGCCTGCGCGATGAGTTCCTTGCCCGTGCCCGATTCGCCCTCGACGAGCACCGTCGCCTTCGACGGCGCCACGAGTTTCACGCGGTCGATCACTTCCTGCAGTTTCGCCGAATGCCCGATGATGCCTTCAAAACTAAACTTATCGTCCAGCCGCTCGTGCAGCTGCTTCACTTCGACCTCGAGCGTCTTCGTCTTGAGCGCCCGCTGCATCAGCACTTCCAGCCGCTCGATGTTTACCGGCTTCGTCAGAAAATCCACCGCGCCGCGCTTCATCGCCTCCACGGCTGTCTCCACATTGCCGTACGCCGTCATCATGATCACCGCCGGCTTGTTCGGCAGCGTCAGCGCCTTGTCGATCACCTTGAGCCCCGATTTCCCCGGCATCCGCAGATCGGTCAAAATCACATCGTACTCCTGCGACTCGATCAGGTTGAACGCCTCGTCTGCGCTCGCCGCCACCGACACATCGTAGTTGTCCTCCAATGCCTGACGCAGCCCTTCTCGGGTATGTTTCTCGTCATCGACGATGAGGACACTGGGGACCATGCGCGCCATTCACACGAGCGCCCCCGGACCGGTCAAGCGCGGCGAAACCACCCCGCCCGCGCTTCGACCTCACTTCGCTTTCACGTCTGAACTCTCCAGAGTTCCCTTCGCCACTTCACCAGCACCCGGCTTCCCAGAATCATCGCCCGCTTCATCTCTCCCCAAACGCTTCCCCTCCGCCGCCCCGCCCAGCAACGCCCGCAAATCGTCAATCGCCGCGCGCAACACCGCGACTTCCCGCTTCATCTCCGTCGTCACACTCGCGTTCTCCTCCGCGCCCGCCGCATTCCCCTGCGTCACCTGGTCGATCTGCGTCACCGCCGTCACGATCTGGGAAAAACCCGTGCTCTGCTCGTTCGACGACGTCGCGATCTCGCCAATCAAATCGTCCACCTGCCGCGCCGATCCCAAAATCTGGTTCAGCCCCTCCGCCACTTTCGCGCTGAGCGTCACGCCCGTTTCCCCGCGCTCGATCGAGTCGGCGATCTTCTCCGCCGATTCACGCGCCGCCTGCGCAGAGCGTTGCGCAAGATTTCTCACTTCATCGGCGACGACCGCAAAGCCCGCCCCGGATTCGCCCGCACGCGCGGCCTCGACCGCCGCATTGAGCGCCAGGATGTTCGTCTGAAACGCGATCTCGTCGATCGTCTTCACGATCTTCCCGATGTTGCTGCTCGCCTCTTTGATCGCGCCCATCGCACTCGTCAGTGCCTGCATGTCGGCCGTGCCCGCATCCGCCGCCTGCCGCGTGATCGCCGAGCTGCTCTTCGCCCGGCCCGCGCTGTCCGCATTGCGCCGGGTCATGCTGGAAATTTCTTCGAGCGACGCGCTCGTCTCCTGAAGCGACGCCGCCTGGCTGCTCGCGCCTTCGGCCAGATTCTGGCTCGAGCGGTTCACTTCCTCCGCAAACTGCGCGAGCGCATCCGCCACCTCATCGAGTTTGCCCGCCGTATCCGCCAGCGGCCGCGAGATCGCCCGCTGAAAGCGCCACGCGCCCAACGCCAGTGCGAGCAACGTCGCCAGCAACACGCCCGCCGCGATCTGCATCGCTTGCGCATCCGCTCGCTCGCGCTCCGCCATCTCGACCGCCGCCAGCCGCTCGACTTCATCCGCATGTCGCCGCAACGCCAGCACGCACACCGCGAATCGCGGGTTGTACCGGTCCACATAAACTTCCAGCGCCCCCGCGCCATTGCCCGTGATCACCTGCTCGATCACCGCCTTCCCCGCCTCCTGCAACGCCGTCAGCCCTGCGCGCAAACCTGGCGAGAACGTCAGTATCTGAGCCACGGATTCACGGTCCGTCTTCTCGTACTTTTCCAGCGCCGCCTCGATCTCGTCCGCGTCCTTCAGCCGCAGCATGCCCTGCAACACCGCCTGCGCCGTCATCAACTTTTCCAACGCCGAATAAGATCCGCGCAGTCCCGCACTCACCGACGTCGCGATGCGCGCATCCGCCTCGCGCGTCCAGCGGACGAACCACGCCGACGCCAGCGCCACCACGAGCAACGCAACCATGGCCGCCCCCGCAAATGCCAGCAGTCGCCCCCGGACCGACGAGAACCAGTGACGCATAAAAATTCCCTCCGCCCCCTCAGCTCGAGAGCTTGCTCACGCTGATCCCGACCACGAGCGAGCCGATCGGCTTGCCCCCATCGAGCACCGGCACCGCGATCTGCAGCTGCTGCATCCCGCTCGACTCATCGACCTCCACCGGACCCTGCCACGCTTTACCAGTCATCGGCACATCATGCTTGGGTTTTCCTTTGTGAGACCAGCCCGAGGTCTTCGCGATGAAGCCGACTTTCAATCCTTCCGCATCCGAGACAAATGCCTCGGTGACGAGGTCGCTCTTCTTCGTTTTAAGAAATTGCCCGACGGGATTCTTCGTGAACCCACGCACCAGCGGATCGAGCACCGTGAGCGCACGCCACTTGTCCTGCGTGAGCGCTGCCTGCTCCGGCGGTACCGATGCGTTATGCGCACGCACCGCCTCCACGACCGCCGGCTCGGCGGCCCAGGCCGTGATGAGTTTGATCTGTTCTTCGACTTTGGACTGAACCGCCGGCGCAAGAGCCTGCGCGTGGACGATGCTCGCGCTGGCGAAAAGCC from Nibricoccus aquaticus includes:
- a CDS encoding outer membrane beta-barrel protein; the protein is MIRRLKHPIFATACVGLLSASAFAVYAPIPEQEQGKLLTIYATAGAYYDTNIFGAPADELSSMVYQVSPRFVFNVSASDQTLVSASYQLSVDYFVDRPGKQFLDSHSASASVKHTFSPRLEMELSDAFQLSKNPESLLPGLSTVLNTDQSYSLNQLDGRLAANLTKRTGLTFKGRVATFSYDNETLAEELDRSEFLGGLVLTHALLPEIQAVAEYRHQAIRYADGGETKDKDSDFVLAGADYVLSARTALSGRLGAEYRRRKDADDELMPYAELAVKADYAKGSYVSAGYGFSVEEVSNLDVYTDMTVHRFFANVQQVISPRLVATGSLSWEPGKLNGREGVSPDRDETNVKLGVALIHRLNTRWTVSATLDRDDVTSDDPGRMLKRTRGGLTVRCVF
- a CDS encoding response regulator; protein product: MSAKTRIFIVDDHPLLRRGLAELINREPDMVFCGEAEDSPSALKMISQIKPDLVIVDISLKGYNGIELIKNIKAFDSKIQILVLSMHDESIYAMRVLKAGAKAYVMKQEVVDKVMEAVRRIRAGKVFVSERVASRMLDQVVVGGDPAPDSPVDLLSDRELEIVNMIGSGLPTREIAGKLHISIKTVESHRARIKEKLNLQNAIQLVQFCVRWVEEGAKAL
- a CDS encoding GumC family protein, translating into MAHTHVSKEGASLADFFHLLRLRKALIFLILSLVVITTVVVTAFLPKWYLSTLNVRVEKPEGEVKLFQAQSSGYYDPYFLQDQFKIMQSAKVLYPVIENLGLNDKIGRSIGAYAPLATDETYNYLLKKMLRVESPRGSSMIEVGVYSQDAALAAAIANEIARVYSDDRIMFATSEQREGLTQLRKELESQERTVSLQRDMVEQLRKDLGISGVDLNARYSDMEIETLRQMQNSLIALSVDAIGRKTRYERFKSIPAEDRINLINSELIQDPNIQNLLQAYLIADQNVTKFRARLGAAHPELIGATDNRAKIKEQLDAQLRGYESALEIAYKEADARVAELKNQLAQAKVDQILSARDRMRPFEEAARKLEDETRLLSTLKVTLRQREIDFQVPKRSIEILNYAEPARRAAKPSWPLNIAFAVLFGGVLGIGTAVLIEFFDTSFRNVAELEGRLGKPVLGVIPHSSEAVPPAKSGIVEDPAELEPFRVLHTNLNLALKGVTPGRSLVMLSAGPGEGKSTTVLRLARSMGAAGERVLLVDSDLRRPTQHQLAALPKEPGLADLLQGKATLEKVTQRGVSPGLDFIPCGAVGGFTLSLLYIDRLKALLAELRGRYDRVIFDAPPIIGVSDASVLASVADDVLLLVQHRRNPHSMVVRAQQIIEGLHKQIVGVVLNRVPVNSSDDYGYYTRNYAYYSARENRSSERRDKRSRTEQAERAKSDERITFTERERDERRKS
- a CDS encoding sigma-54-dependent transcriptional regulator: MVPSVLIVDDEKHTREGLRQALEDNYDVSVAASADEAFNLIESQEYDVILTDLRMPGKSGLKVIDKALTLPNKPAVIMMTAYGNVETAVEAMKRGAVDFLTKPVNIERLEVLMQRALKTKTLEVEVKQLHERLDDKFSFEGIIGHSAKLQEVIDRVKLVAPSKATVLVEGESGTGKELIAQAVHQTSTRARGPFVAVHCAALSENLLESEIFGHERGAFTGAMERRVGRFEAADGGTLFLDEIGEISASTQVKLLRFLETKTVERVGGSKPIPLDVRLVAATNRTLEQLVREGKFREDLFFRLNVVRITMPPLRERREDIPVLLAHYLKFFSEENKLPALSIEPGALRHLQAYPWPGNIRELRNFTENAVVLRRGGKLTEYDLEPRFRGEVLALPSGSSMAAGSAGAAGTQAGASGLASTGASAAGSAPAGAQVFSSPASASLLIQDNEKRLLREALIKARGNRTKAAELMGISRRTLHRKLADWPELDVIDK
- a CDS encoding ATP-binding protein, producing the protein MKSLTPKKASAGSTSVARKKESATTKPSGKPQPVPATLKSDITSSKAPAWAAHGIFSEARIMAWEGKASPISATTIFPTDAAVFKSLPTASPANWHRCIHPLDRARAQLHFSKLDAKNLPASIDYRLIDKYGSILWVRHSIHEIQGRGKNAVTRGFVTDIQKEKSYQLESLSVSEREQNRIGQDLHDDLCQVLAGVSCLMRVAESRIAAKAPEEAGNFKELNQQIIDAMHRTRALTHGLFPGKIQIADIRGALLELSAQVKVRFTVEIQTQFKGRFPKHSSAQIIQIYRISQEAMSNAIKHGRATRIDVSLESFPDRMELNIRDNGSGLAKSDTSTAGVGLHIMHYRAGILGGELSIANATPQGVTACLRYPFQN
- a CDS encoding response regulator; translation: MNPSSKISQELGNVRNSNNPWVDRIYLVDDHPFFATALASLINTEADMSVCGHGSDFAKILADVVQFTPDILVMDVNLSSRNNWMLAIELRKLSKSVPLLFVSSLQNPQVEMGLKWLEPCSFVEKTKDPADIIKAIRQTLVKLRLFQSLHPAGQSSLKRETQREQNHPGS
- a CDS encoding PstS family phosphate ABC transporter substrate-binding protein — encoded protein: MSASRSPSANGMSVGRAETRAEGFFVMRLIVFLALWLVPLIGFSADVRVVGSDLLGADFGTVLEVFSKRENLRLTTAFAGSRAGLDELKAGKADVALVAFAPDEKKPEGSFVALPLAYRIAVVVVPEHIELTQISFKALDGAFGVGGAAGFSLWRDLGAGGAAAPLTVTTHVLAGKGDELSVDLFARTALRVPKLKSSVLRYHDFATLKARLSAEEGGLAVLPYVPPVGGGLRALLVARGEGEPAFGPSAENIHTGDYPLRLPVYVVYRSESAARLRSLLTFLWSDEVAGSLAKNPALMPVPLSGRPQVR